A genome region from Clostridium pasteurianum includes the following:
- the spoIIM gene encoding stage II sporulation protein M, with translation MKLNIAEMIGNHVRQKFWLYIISSLSIGIGFVIGVYTVKYMTGYEKSDLMSYILSFTKSKSNVSMNYNGILFETLKNNIPLILAIWFLGLTMIGIPVILIIDVLKGFSLGFTITFFVNNLGIKGITMAFLGVLPQNLIYIPCIVFVSVISMEFSIGLIKYGFNDGIKSRIFTKIGSYSLIFVCVTIFMGIGFLFETYCTPNIIKLASIQFWGSLF, from the coding sequence ATGAAATTAAATATAGCTGAGATGATAGGAAATCATGTAAGGCAGAAATTTTGGCTTTACATTATAAGTTCTTTAAGTATTGGAATAGGTTTTGTAATAGGTGTTTATACAGTTAAATACATGACAGGCTATGAAAAAAGTGACTTGATGAGTTATATTTTGAGTTTTACGAAGAGCAAAAGTAATGTTTCTATGAATTATAATGGAATTTTATTTGAGACATTAAAAAACAATATACCATTAATATTAGCAATTTGGTTTTTGGGACTTACCATGATAGGCATACCTGTGATTTTGATCATTGATGTATTAAAAGGATTTAGTCTTGGATTTACAATAACATTTTTTGTTAACAATCTCGGAATAAAGGGAATTACAATGGCGTTTTTGGGCGTTTTACCTCAGAATTTGATTTATATACCGTGTATTGTATTTGTTTCGGTTATTTCTATGGAATTTTCCATAGGTCTTATAAAGTATGGGTTTAACGATGGTATAAAGAGCAGAATATTTACTAAAATAGGTTCATATTCTTTAATATTTGTTTGTGTAACTATATTTATGGGAATAGGCTTTTTATTTGAAACATATTGTACGCCAAATATAATTAAACTCGCATCAATACAATTTTGGGGAAGTCTTTTTTGA
- a CDS encoding phage tail spike protein — translation MLVLLDKNRNIVSNISQYKELKLEREIGKLDTLSLSIANTDINYPVVVEEMYVETEDNRYVVKEVNINEDNYKELVCEVDIQELKGTLVDSFTYNQTSCQSVTDQLLGHTTWFVSYCNVTKVRNINKAECTVYEILQEIQNMFHCDMTFDAKNKEVKIYEQLGSKKGTYFMKDLNLKSLSVQGDSRDFITELCPIGANGLRITGINDGRDYISDYTYSTQHIRAYWKDNRYDNVYNLWDDANDRLEQLSKPKKSYSVNIIDLANLKPDEYKVLSYDIGDTIMLVDKDNNIMDLQRIKKIDKYLEEPERNTAEISNVLDNIEDLVTRFDNTKDTVDNVTTSNGSVDGSTLNGVDWAKVNNVSVTNAQMANASVGTAQIVDASITNAKIDRESVNKLVVQSADIKDGSITHAKIGDEAVDSSNIVNAAIGNAQIDRASVNKLVVGTTDIEDGAITNAKIDRATANKLVVTNADIQNEAVDTSKIKDASIDNAKIADATIETAKIKTGAITTALIDTGAVKTEQVADSSITDSKIITLTANKLTAGRIDAGIIDVVNLNCDNLTAGTINGQRIADKAITTNKIDDKAVNTGQIANNAITDDLIFANTITGDKLVADSITAREIASKCITANEIASNTITSDNISSNTITADKLQIGDSTNLAVCNELTGANVSTGWNTTTISNGYVIRTNNNSDYFMITNQSAIPFRAGEQLYYEFYAISDVSVSTNMSVWIYDINKAWLCNGQSNNFTIGTTETKFSGYVTIPNFGTNACLFVAGFPGVGGKNIRLRRIFLKRCITGVLIEDGSVSANKIAGGVLTLGGSGNGDGKEVINDANNTPILMLDKYGITASGGSPINILQGILNPNDPYGGTIYSRNEMGSDSVNISHMSNDTSSRSSIAMVWNKIYMQAFDSNNNVNDYFEICEPSADGIDINSSRDLRVNRITWNGNSITSQDNRIQLRLEEANSGMEFGSQTVPSTTYIDFHSSGTNADYDTRLYCVGGNSNNGNGTLHVVGGFIAEGYKQRCVRTKDYGARGLNAFETAECYFSDFGESQLVNGTATIDIEKIFNETVDTVNYPYQVFLTKYGQGDIWVEERDPNSFIVKGDKDIKFGWQIVAKQIDYPAMRLNEIDIPVIEKANN, via the coding sequence TTGCTAGTCTTATTAGACAAAAATAGAAATATTGTTAGTAATATTTCTCAATATAAAGAATTGAAGTTAGAGAGAGAAATCGGAAAATTAGATACTCTCTCTCTTTCTATAGCAAATACAGATATTAATTATCCAGTAGTAGTTGAAGAAATGTATGTTGAAACAGAGGATAACAGATATGTTGTAAAAGAAGTTAATATAAATGAGGACAATTATAAGGAATTAGTTTGTGAAGTAGATATTCAAGAATTAAAAGGAACTTTAGTTGATAGTTTTACTTATAATCAAACCTCTTGTCAATCAGTTACTGACCAATTATTAGGACATACTACATGGTTTGTATCTTATTGCAACGTAACAAAGGTAAGAAATATAAATAAGGCTGAATGTACGGTTTATGAAATTCTTCAAGAGATACAAAATATGTTTCATTGTGACATGACATTTGATGCCAAAAATAAAGAAGTAAAGATTTATGAACAGCTAGGGTCAAAAAAAGGTACATACTTTATGAAAGATTTAAATTTAAAAAGTTTATCTGTTCAAGGTGATAGCAGGGATTTTATAACAGAGCTTTGTCCAATTGGTGCTAATGGATTGAGAATAACTGGTATTAATGATGGTAGAGACTATATCAGTGATTATACTTATTCCACGCAACATATACGGGCATATTGGAAAGATAATAGGTATGATAATGTTTATAACTTATGGGATGATGCCAATGATAGACTAGAGCAACTTTCTAAACCTAAGAAAAGTTATTCAGTTAATATTATAGATTTAGCAAACTTAAAGCCAGACGAATATAAAGTTTTAAGTTATGATATAGGCGACACCATAATGCTAGTAGATAAAGACAATAACATTATGGATTTACAAAGAATAAAAAAGATTGATAAATATTTAGAAGAACCAGAAAGGAATACAGCAGAAATAAGTAATGTATTAGATAATATAGAGGATTTAGTAACTCGTTTTGATAATACAAAAGATACAGTAGATAATGTTACAACAAGTAATGGAAGTGTAGATGGAAGTACTTTAAATGGTGTTGATTGGGCAAAAGTTAATAATGTAAGTGTTACCAATGCACAAATGGCAAATGCCAGTGTAGGAACAGCACAGATAGTAGATGCCAGCATTACTAATGCCAAAATAGACAGAGAAAGCGTAAATAAATTAGTGGTACAATCGGCTGATATAAAGGATGGAAGTATCACACACGCAAAAATTGGTGATGAAGCTGTTGACAGTTCCAATATTGTTAATGCCGCTATAGGAAACGCACAAATTGATAGAGCTAGTGTTAATAAACTTGTTGTAGGTACAACCGATATAGAGGATGGAGCTATTACGAATGCTAAAATTGATAGGGCAACAGCTAATAAATTAGTGGTTACTAATGCAGACATTCAAAATGAAGCTGTAGACACTTCTAAAATAAAAGATGCAAGTATAGATAATGCTAAGATTGCAGATGCCACAATAGAAACTGCTAAAATAAAAACTGGTGCCATTACAACAGCATTGATTGATACAGGAGCAGTAAAGACTGAACAAGTTGCAGATAGTAGTATAACGGATAGTAAAATAATAACTCTGACTGCTAATAAATTAACCGCAGGAAGAATAGATGCAGGGATAATAGATGTTGTAAATTTAAACTGTGACAATCTAACGGCAGGAACAATTAATGGACAAAGAATAGCAGACAAAGCTATTACTACAAATAAAATAGATGATAAGGCTGTTAATACAGGGCAAATTGCTAATAATGCTATAACAGATGATTTAATATTTGCTAATACAATCACAGGTGACAAACTTGTGGCAGATTCCATAACAGCAAGAGAGATAGCTTCGAAATGTATAACAGCTAATGAAATTGCAAGCAATACTATAACATCTGATAATATATCATCCAATACTATTACAGCAGATAAATTACAAATAGGAGATAGCACAAATTTAGCAGTTTGCAATGAACTTACTGGTGCTAATGTATCAACAGGTTGGAATACAACTACTATTAGTAATGGATATGTAATTAGAACAAATAATAATTCAGATTATTTTATGATTACTAATCAATCAGCTATTCCATTCCGAGCAGGAGAACAACTTTATTATGAATTTTATGCAATAAGTGATGTATCAGTTTCAACCAATATGAGTGTATGGATATATGATATTAATAAGGCATGGTTATGTAATGGACAGAGTAATAATTTCACTATTGGTACAACAGAAACAAAATTTAGTGGTTATGTAACAATACCTAATTTTGGAACTAATGCTTGTTTATTTGTTGCTGGATTCCCTGGTGTGGGGGGAAAGAATATTAGATTAAGAAGAATTTTTCTTAAAAGGTGTATAACAGGTGTGTTGATAGAAGATGGAAGTGTGTCCGCAAATAAGATAGCAGGTGGAGTTTTAACATTAGGTGGTAGCGGCAATGGTGATGGAAAAGAAGTTATAAATGATGCTAACAATACCCCAATTTTAATGCTTGATAAATACGGAATAACAGCAAGCGGTGGTTCACCTATTAATATTCTTCAAGGTATATTAAATCCAAACGACCCATATGGTGGAACAATATACAGTAGAAACGAAATGGGTTCAGATTCAGTAAACATAAGCCATATGAGTAATGATACCTCTAGTCGTTCAAGTATAGCTATGGTATGGAATAAAATATATATGCAGGCTTTTGATTCAAATAACAATGTAAATGATTATTTTGAAATTTGTGAACCTTCAGCAGATGGTATCGATATTAATTCTTCAAGAGATTTGAGAGTGAATAGAATAACTTGGAATGGAAACAGTATTACAAGTCAAGATAACAGAATACAATTAAGGCTTGAAGAAGCGAATAGTGGAATGGAATTCGGTTCACAAACAGTACCTTCGACAACTTATATTGACTTCCATTCAAGCGGAACTAATGCTGATTATGATACTAGATTATATTGTGTTGGTGGAAATTCAAATAATGGTAATGGTACTCTCCATGTTGTAGGTGGCTTTATAGCAGAAGGTTACAAGCAGAGATGTGTTAGAACAAAAGATTATGGAGCTAGAGGTTTAAATGCTTTTGAAACAGCAGAATGTTATTTTAGTGATTTTGGAGAAAGTCAGTTAGTTAATGGTACTGCTACAATAGATATTGAAAAGATATTTAATGAAACTGTAGATACTGTTAATTATCCATATCAAGTTTTTCTAACAAAATATGGACAAGGCGATATATGGGTTGAGGAAAGAGACCCAAACAGCTTCATTGTTAAAGGTGATAAGGATATTAAATTTGGTTGGCAAATAGTAGCTAAACAAATTGATTATCCAGCTATGAGACTCAATGAAATAGATATTCCAGTAATAGAAAAAGCTAATAATTAA
- a CDS encoding GH25 family lysozyme: MKIKNRILSLLVVGIFISTTFLMYKNVQAQNWAIDVYSGDDICSYSNLHNAGVTTIVQKVSEGCDFRDSLLDYRYNQIISNGFKIGYYHFLRKSNPILQAQFFLNQIGNRHNDMVLWLDVENESYWTSKFQVVSYVNQFLNYLKSQGKRVGLYTSTSFFSDYLAGNIPSDTILWLASYGRVPHLYPNIASWQYTETGNIAGAINGNVDMDYFLDNAYLNDTPQDISIQQQEGNPVRIIQEQLNTVMSAELTVDGIQGKMTTAKIKEFEVACGLNADGIWGCKCANAMATIYSKPICGRPYVNRLATRIIQFRMGIKFDGIFGRQTEAYVKNYQARHGLNHDGIVGNATWSSLLNRNY; the protein is encoded by the coding sequence ATGAAAATAAAAAATAGAATATTGAGTTTATTGGTAGTAGGTATATTTATATCTACTACTTTTTTAATGTATAAAAATGTACAAGCTCAAAATTGGGCGATAGACGTTTATAGCGGAGATGATATCTGTTCATATTCAAATCTTCATAATGCAGGTGTAACAACTATCGTACAAAAGGTTTCTGAAGGATGTGATTTTAGGGATTCACTTTTAGATTATAGATATAATCAAATAATATCTAATGGGTTTAAAATAGGATATTATCATTTCTTAAGAAAGAGTAATCCTATATTACAAGCACAATTTTTCTTAAATCAAATAGGTAATAGGCATAATGATATGGTGTTGTGGCTTGATGTTGAAAATGAGAGCTATTGGACAAGTAAATTTCAAGTTGTTAGTTATGTAAATCAATTTTTGAATTATTTAAAATCACAAGGGAAAAGAGTAGGTTTGTATACTTCAACCTCATTCTTTAGTGATTATCTTGCAGGGAATATACCATCTGATACTATTTTATGGTTGGCTTCATATGGTCGTGTTCCACATCTTTATCCCAATATTGCAAGTTGGCAATATACAGAGACAGGAAATATTGCAGGAGCAATAAATGGTAATGTAGACATGGATTATTTTCTTGATAATGCTTATCTAAATGACACACCACAGGATATTTCAATACAGCAGCAAGAAGGAAATCCAGTAAGGATAATTCAAGAACAATTAAATACTGTTATGAGTGCTGAACTTACTGTTGATGGAATTCAAGGCAAAATGACCACAGCTAAAATAAAAGAATTTGAGGTTGCATGTGGGTTAAATGCTGATGGAATATGGGGTTGTAAGTGTGCTAATGCAATGGCAACTATTTATTCTAAGCCAATATGTGGACGACCTTATGTAAATAGGTTAGCCACGAGAATAATACAATTTAGAATGGGAATTAAATTTGATGGTATATTTGGCAGGCAGACTGAAGCATATGTGAAAAATTATCAAGCAAGACATGGATTAAATCATGATGGAATTGTAGGGAATGCAACATGGTCAAGTTTATTAAATAGGAACTATTAA
- a CDS encoding peptidoglycan-binding domain-containing protein, with protein sequence MKNLKLKTLSLGIVSSILISSSAFAATNNTKQINTTSTKVTTQAPSKNATLLKLRDSWDSRDASKILGSGGYIELGDEGTAVLQVQYRLQSAGFLPLIYTSVDGIFGQETYNAVRNFQSHYGLRIDGIVGWATWNELLKH encoded by the coding sequence ATGAAAAACTTAAAATTAAAAACTTTATCTTTAGGAATTGTATCTAGTATCTTAATTTCTTCTAGCGCTTTTGCTGCTACTAATAATACAAAACAAATAAACACAACTTCTACTAAAGTAACTACACAAGCACCATCTAAGAATGCTACATTGTTAAAACTTCGTGATTCATGGGATAGTAGAGACGCTTCTAAAATACTTGGCAGTGGTGGATATATTGAATTAGGTGATGAAGGAACAGCTGTTCTACAAGTTCAATATCGTCTACAATCTGCTGGTTTTTTACCTCTTATTTATACTAGTGTTGATGGTATATTTGGACAAGAAACATACAATGCTGTTAGAAATTTTCAATCACACTATGGTTTAAGGATTGACGGTATTGTTGGCTGGGCAACATGGAATGAATTATTAAAACATTAA
- a CDS encoding hemolysin XhlA family protein yields the protein MDDKDNIQDILTRLVRIETKLDDFANLRQKSENAYSISMQNSKDIGEIQTDLKHVYYAVVGLGIAIIGFFAKVTLFK from the coding sequence ATGGACGACAAAGACAACATACAAGACATACTAACCAGATTAGTCCGTATCGAGACTAAGTTAGATGACTTTGCTAATTTGAGGCAAAAGTCCGAAAATGCTTACTCTATTAGTATGCAGAATAGTAAAGACATAGGGGAAATACAAACAGATTTAAAACATGTTTATTATGCAGTTGTAGGATTAGGAATTGCAATTATAGGATTCTTTGCTAAAGTTACTTTATTTAAATGA
- a CDS encoding phage tail tape measure protein — MADQTKKINVQYILNDSGFNDSLKGINANLKLNKSALNEANLGVKAFGESETNLTRVQKSLQETIITAKSKIDLYNQSIEKTSQKLEDNIKKRDQLKVELDEEKAKLEGATQAYGKNSEVTQNSKARVQELTEQYKNADKAVQTNAKSIENLNTKMNNASAESLRYEAQLKKTNETIAKNNNSWLNASKTLESGSKSIKNVGSNIENIGNSMTTKFTLPVVAGLGIAVKSGADFEHQMADIRKELIASGESTSEVDNLMKEMSTDSLQWSGDFGQSTDDINAGLLTMKKDGYSGREAIDDLKISLVTARGANEGLSDVINTLGGSLEAYGMKTNNAAQNTANMSHIADSFAYIANHTKASVTSLGEGISVAGQTLSAMNQPIEITSAALGELASNNIDATTAANSLKAGFVNLTKPTDLMKNAMKEMNLQVFDSKGQMKDLPTIIDTINNHTKNWTEQQRNAAVATIFGKESLASWNALLTKGGDNLRQLSDGAKNSTGEVNRLSDSMKNTPVNQLKELEGSIKALGVAIGEDVLPTLTPLIGDATNTVKAFGNLDEGTKKLILEGAGIVAIGSPILSLTGKIIDGGGKLLGVISKVTGFIGKKTLENSLKSNTSAEKTNTEATAGNTEAKTLNTEAETANSEATIRNTEAKNLNSEAENGKGLGKSTAEREADTLATKENTLAQDASTMAGGKGAKVAEDLGKATAETAEKTAIAGGAVEGLGTAAEASGAGLGIAEGGATVLGAGVAGLAAPIAIAVAAVGALGVAGYKFYKWGTDDAIPTVDLFNNKYQETTKVMNENGQMIDQVQTKTVNFSKSTKDSISQYAKLDDQVTKTMMNVNDNSDKFTQQTKTNVIKNFTDMVKQSKSLDDEMKLNKIKDFTNLVTDTSNLTAENRKAIVSQYQQMLSQVGGISDQQKQKLVNNLKSTLTDSIGITQQNIQQIKSKYDQMTQVVDSSIDKRTSDEVQKLQSLFSKTTSITKNEQDKMIRDIQNGANTRKGVTQAYEDQILAIYKHASDQHRSTSQQENQQIAQISQAMRENAVNNLSSSAIEQKVLLERIKSYHGSITAQEASEVIKNANSARDGAISAANKQYNDVVANAIYERDVTHSLTADQAQKVIDAAGKQRDQSINAAKQQRDGVVNHVKDMGGSAVKQINTDTGNMLTPFQKWQKAVEQIVSDVQSFFKDHPIVAQVVQSGANMLGVGMATSGLTGKHASGTNNFQGYLTTMHERGYEVYAPPQGTKIYNHEASEDMVKKAAHEVAQNVLDGVSGNSTPTVVNMYLDKTLVGRAVADTVSNQIARNSRRGR, encoded by the coding sequence ATGGCAGACCAAACAAAAAAGATAAATGTACAATACATACTTAATGATAGTGGATTTAATGACAGCTTAAAAGGAATAAATGCTAATTTAAAATTAAATAAAAGTGCATTAAATGAAGCTAATTTGGGAGTAAAAGCTTTTGGAGAAAGTGAAACTAACTTAACAAGAGTCCAAAAATCTTTACAGGAAACTATAATAACAGCAAAAAGTAAAATTGACTTATATAACCAGTCCATTGAAAAGACCTCTCAAAAATTAGAAGATAATATAAAAAAACGTGACCAACTAAAGGTTGAACTTGATGAAGAGAAAGCAAAACTTGAAGGTGCTACACAAGCTTATGGAAAGAATTCAGAGGTTACTCAAAACTCAAAAGCAAGAGTACAGGAATTAACTGAACAATATAAGAACGCCGACAAAGCAGTACAAACCAATGCAAAAAGTATTGAAAATCTTAATACCAAGATGAATAATGCCAGTGCTGAAAGTTTAAGATATGAAGCACAATTAAAGAAAACTAATGAAACTATTGCAAAGAATAATAATAGTTGGTTAAACGCAAGTAAAACATTAGAAAGTGGTTCAAAATCAATAAAAAATGTTGGTTCTAATATAGAGAATATTGGAAACAGCATGACTACAAAATTTACACTACCAGTCGTTGCAGGGTTAGGAATTGCAGTTAAAAGTGGTGCTGATTTTGAGCATCAAATGGCAGATATAAGAAAAGAATTAATTGCAAGTGGTGAAAGTACTAGCGAAGTTGATAACCTTATGAAAGAAATGTCAACGGATTCATTACAATGGAGTGGAGATTTTGGACAAAGTACTGATGATATAAACGCTGGATTATTAACAATGAAAAAAGATGGATATTCTGGTCGTGAAGCAATTGATGATTTGAAAATATCATTAGTTACTGCAAGAGGAGCAAATGAAGGTTTAAGTGATGTTATTAATACTTTAGGTGGTTCACTTGAAGCTTATGGAATGAAAACTAATAATGCTGCACAGAATACAGCAAATATGTCTCATATAGCAGACAGTTTCGCTTATATTGCTAACCATACTAAGGCAAGTGTTACAAGTCTTGGTGAAGGGATAAGTGTAGCTGGACAAACTTTGAGTGCAATGAACCAACCTATTGAAATTACAAGTGCCGCATTAGGTGAACTTGCAAGTAATAATATAGATGCAACAACCGCCGCTAATTCTTTAAAAGCAGGATTTGTAAATCTAACTAAACCAACAGACCTAATGAAAAATGCAATGAAAGAAATGAACCTCCAAGTATTTGATAGTAAAGGTCAGATGAAAGATTTACCTACTATTATTGATACCATTAATAATCATACTAAAAATTGGACAGAGCAACAAAGGAATGCCGCAGTTGCAACTATTTTCGGTAAGGAAAGTCTAGCAAGTTGGAACGCACTCTTAACAAAGGGTGGAGACAATTTAAGACAGTTAAGTGATGGTGCTAAAAACAGTACGGGTGAAGTAAATAGACTTAGCGATAGTATGAAAAACACACCAGTTAATCAACTAAAAGAACTTGAAGGTTCTATAAAAGCTTTGGGAGTTGCTATTGGAGAAGATGTTTTGCCTACTTTAACCCCTTTAATTGGTGATGCAACAAACACAGTAAAAGCATTTGGTAATTTAGATGAAGGTACAAAGAAATTAATTTTAGAAGGTGCAGGAATTGTAGCAATAGGATCACCAATTTTATCATTGACAGGAAAGATAATTGATGGCGGCGGAAAATTACTTGGTGTTATAAGCAAGGTAACTGGATTTATAGGTAAGAAAACATTAGAGAATTCTTTAAAATCTAATACCTCCGCAGAAAAGACAAATACAGAGGCAACCGCAGGAAATACAGAAGCCAAAACTCTTAATACAGAAGCTGAAACAGCTAATTCAGAAGCAACAATTAGAAATACAGAAGCCAAAAATCTTAATAGTGAAGCTGAAAATGGAAAAGGTTTAGGTAAAAGTACAGCAGAAAGAGAAGCCGATACTTTAGCAACTAAAGAAAATACTTTAGCACAAGATGCCAGTACTATGGCAGGTGGCAAAGGTGCAAAAGTAGCAGAAGATTTAGGTAAAGCAACCGCAGAGACAGCAGAAAAAACAGCAATAGCAGGTGGAGCAGTTGAAGGGTTAGGAACAGCCGCCGAAGCAAGTGGAGCAGGTTTAGGAATAGCCGAGGGTGGAGCAACAGTTTTAGGTGCTGGTGTTGCAGGTTTAGCCGCACCAATAGCAATTGCAGTAGCCGCAGTTGGAGCATTAGGAGTAGCAGGATATAAGTTTTATAAATGGGGAACTGATGATGCTATTCCTACAGTTGATTTATTTAATAATAAATATCAAGAAACGACAAAAGTTATGAATGAAAATGGTCAGATGATAGACCAAGTTCAGACTAAAACAGTAAACTTTTCTAAATCAACAAAAGATAGTATAAGTCAATATGCAAAATTAGACGACCAAGTAACTAAAACCATGATGAACGTGAATGATAACAGCGATAAATTTACCCAACAAACCAAAACTAATGTTATTAAGAATTTTACAGATATGGTTAAACAGTCAAAATCTTTAGATGATGAAATGAAGTTAAATAAAATTAAAGATTTTACAAACCTTGTTACTGATACATCTAATTTAACTGCTGAAAATAGAAAAGCTATAGTAAGTCAATACCAACAAATGCTTAGTCAAGTCGGTGGAATATCAGACCAACAAAAACAGAAATTAGTTAATAATTTAAAATCTACTTTAACCGACAGCATAGGCATAACTCAACAAAACATACAACAAATAAAAAGTAAATACGACCAAATGACACAAGTTGTAGATAGTTCTATTGATAAGAGAACAAGTGATGAAGTCCAAAAACTTCAAAGTTTATTTTCTAAAACTACATCTATTACAAAAAATGAACAAGATAAAATGATTAGAGATATTCAAAATGGTGCTAATACTAGAAAAGGTGTTACACAGGCTTATGAAGACCAAATACTGGCAATTTATAAACATGCAAGTGACCAACATAGAAGTACTAGCCAGCAAGAAAATCAACAGATAGCCCAAATATCACAAGCTATGAGAGAAAATGCAGTTAATAATTTGAGCAGTAGTGCTATAGAACAAAAAGTATTACTTGAAAGAATTAAATCTTATCATGGCAGTATTACAGCACAAGAAGCTAGTGAAGTTATAAAGAATGCTAATAGTGCAAGAGATGGAGCGATAAGTGCCGCTAATAAACAATATAATGATGTAGTTGCAAATGCAATTTATGAAAGAGATGTAACACATAGTTTAACCGCAGACCAAGCCCAAAAAGTTATTGATGCCGCAGGGAAACAACGTGACCAGTCTATAAATGCCGCAAAACAACAACGTGATGGAGTAGTTAACCATGTAAAAGATATGGGAGGTTCAGCAGTAAAGCAAATTAACACTGATACTGGAAATATGTTAACACCATTTCAAAAGTGGCAAAAAGCAGTAGAGCAAATAGTAAGTGATGTTCAAAGTTTCTTTAAAGACCACCCTATCGTTGCGCAAGTTGTACAAAGTGGTGCAAATATGTTAGGTGTTGGAATGGCAACAAGTGGTTTAACTGGTAAACATGCAAGTGGTACAAACAATTTCCAAGGTTATTTAACAACTATGCATGAAAGAGGTTATGAAGTTTATGCACCACCACAAGGAACAAAAATCTATAACCACGAAGCTAGTGAGGATATGGTAAAGAAAGCCGCTCATGAAGTCGCTCAAAATGTTCTTGATGGAGTTAGTGGAAATAGTACACCAACAGTTGTAAATATGTACTTGGATAAAACTCTAGTTGGTAGAGCAGTAGCGGACACTGTAAGTAATCAGATTGCAAGGAATAGTAGAAGGGGGCGATAA
- the xerD gene encoding site-specific tyrosine recombinase XerD codes for MNNLIEQYFCEMKEKNLSVNTIDAYQRDIKRFDDFLKERSEKIKEVDVITIMAYVQHLQKSGRANSSIVRNIVSIRNFFKYLEVKGIKEDNPVVQYEVPKIKRDFPEVLTIEEVERLLNEPDESSDKGIRDRAMLEIMYATGMKVTELLNLTIYDVNLKLSYIKCKGIKNKERIIPMGSYAVKRLETYLKIRTKFNIQNLDYLFFNLKGDKMTRQGFWKIVKHYAKESNIKKKINAYTLRHSFAVHLLQNGADIKTIQELLGHSDMSTTQIYSGMCKKTRIVEVYKKTHPRA; via the coding sequence ATGAATAATTTAATTGAACAATATTTCTGTGAAATGAAAGAAAAAAATCTCAGTGTAAATACTATTGATGCTTATCAGAGAGATATAAAGAGATTTGATGATTTCTTGAAGGAGAGATCGGAAAAAATTAAAGAGGTTGATGTAATTACTATAATGGCATATGTACAGCATCTTCAAAAAAGTGGACGTGCTAATAGTTCCATTGTAAGAAATATAGTTTCTATAAGAAATTTCTTTAAGTATCTCGAGGTAAAAGGCATAAAGGAAGATAATCCTGTTGTTCAATATGAAGTCCCAAAAATAAAAAGAGATTTTCCAGAAGTACTTACTATTGAAGAAGTTGAAAGATTATTAAATGAACCGGATGAAAGTTCCGATAAGGGCATAAGAGATAGGGCTATGCTTGAAATAATGTATGCCACCGGTATGAAGGTTACTGAACTTTTAAATTTGACTATTTATGATGTGAATTTAAAATTATCATACATAAAGTGCAAGGGCATAAAAAATAAAGAGAGAATAATTCCAATGGGATCTTATGCAGTTAAACGTCTTGAAACGTATTTAAAAATAAGGACAAAGTTCAACATTCAAAATTTAGATTATTTGTTTTTTAATTTAAAGGGAGATAAAATGACACGCCAAGGGTTCTGGAAAATAGTTAAGCATTATGCAAAAGAATCCAACATAAAAAAGAAGATTAATGCATATACTTTAAGACATTCTTTTGCGGTTCATTTGCTTCAAAATGGAGCAGATATAAAAACAATACAGGAACTTTTAGGGCATAGTGATATGTCTACTACTCAAATTTATTCTGGGATGTGTAAAAAAACTAGAATTGTTGAAGTTTATAAGAAAACACATCCTAGAGCCTAA